In one window of Musa acuminata AAA Group cultivar baxijiao chromosome BXJ3-2, Cavendish_Baxijiao_AAA, whole genome shotgun sequence DNA:
- the LOC103975656 gene encoding protein ESSENTIAL FOR POTEXVIRUS ACCUMULATION 1 isoform X2, with protein MADLSNADGRRELTVDPSPHQTVKDMQGSDNSIPLSPQWLISKAVDKELGSHHDNRPDAVKALGAGEDLSNTGKRNDVFRPVLHNLEPGRRDRWHDEERETSSAIRRDRWREGDKEPGDARRIERWSENTFRHSGETRRIPSERWNDSGNKESDQRRESKWNTRWGPGDKESDSWREKWSDSGKGGNGTPDKGTPAPYLSGHGKDINNHGKETEGDDHYSRSWRSNYTLGRGRGDSSHHQLQTPVKQPNMIGYGRIRAENGISSAPIGRGRFNSSMSSTNSDASRSLHLGFSHEKSDGASGDLSTIRYTRMKLLDIYRTTDIKSFRLSLDEFVEVPSLTQVEPLEPLAFSAPTSDESVIIKGIDKGEIVSSGASQLIKESSIGRTNTDAVSSRQNLDVVLPSADEMITKEVTRMESSSHYVVPQKSQSAGDHKYGSKFDRKDFSLEVASVESDMSSSHLQKDVDFKHNTAITSLLYRDGQWQDTDRVCFHSDTKSDSNNKRQSTEVMKESDSLISKDVLIARKLQSPSPEDLSLYYKDPQGQIQGPFAGSDLIGWFEAGYFGIDLQVRLAGSPADAPFSSLGDVMPHLRMKAGPPPGFGVVKHSVTLDESLKGKIVNPGSIHSGLGENVLKSGQRNMHDTATESQNRFLESLMSGNMSGSPSESFSLSRGMQEFGGSTSGRLPSVVGESGNDMNYLFAQARLLERQRSLLNPRSYWSEGDVSSIASKTDIISDSSVPHSKFMPSAGGSPPQILQSPQHVDLLSLLHPGADKPPSRSVNSGVPFHPNFLEAPTVNSPICGGVEFPADMLNMHYNQPMPSQIRLGVQQQGLQSANQPPLPHLITQHGDLSSCLVPPEKMLTSEINQDPRLSNLLQQQHLLSQLQLHSQIPAAQLPSLEKILLLQQQQKQEQQQLLMLQQQQQQQQHMLSKVLSSHQSHQQFGDPSYGQAPAAMSAGNAAVNHLMLQRTHEVLQMNQQRPVAYECSEQPSYYPNVNMQGTLDVNSVSSGSLSMCLPHQVFDQMSCSKESDTQFSLDNDDIPNPTTVEKPVMAESLTFLEAMKTSEELTSDLQKIDQSLGDAETDHKPPSISQTQAVPPFGSEALNNLDSVEGGQTSHDFVSSISDQVQNINISGHEVKEMVAEAQVKKASEKKLKKQKKSKTKISADPGKGLPKMVSSQRSSTDIEIVGTNANEVKSEVQADAEESLCGPSSGTGVEGSVASSTEHSESLRSQLLSSVNLVTAESKTEGEAESGVVGPLTSNSKVTSSQWAWKSSPGLKPKSLLEIQQEEQLRAQKETLLSEIDAVPTSARSPLPAPWSGLVTNLENKLNGDTKQAATSSVVNSENNLKSKSRKSQLHDLLAEEVLTKSSKEDTELFVSRAEGLLLPSPTPAGSDIDTSAVDDDDFVEAKDTRKARKKASKSKASGVKIPQSVGMAELSADPSPTEKAKGTCQVQQEKELLPALPKGPSLGDFVLWKGDQVSSAPPPAWSLDSRKLHRPMSLRDIQMEQEKRSGTVQQQISIPTPAKLQSNHASRGNGSSRQDSGSFPSNTASSIHLVSQVSTQTKSRSEDDLFWGPSEQSKPEPKKQLVKGTPSKGASGAGSGQKPSGNRPVDHSLSASPGPVVSVSKGRSVATTKNSEAVEFRDWCVNEWIRLTGTSDTSFLEFCVKQSTSEAEVLLRENLGSLDRNHEFIDNFLNYKEFLAPDVLEIAFQPQKSRNTSVHNTSLRSSNTATDAEEGLEDGLDGPSKGRGKKKGKKGQKMNPSILGFNVVSNRIMKGEIQSIDD; from the exons ATGGCCGACCTCAGCAATGCCGATGGCCGCCGCGAACTCACCGTGGACCCCTCGCCGCACCAGACCGTAAAAG ACATGCAAGGCTCTGACAATTCTATACCTCTTTCTCCTCAATGGCTTATATCAAAGGCTGTTGATAAG GAATTAGGCTCTCATCATGACAATAGACCAGATGCTGTGAAGGCATTAGGAGCTGGTGAAGACTTGTCTAATACTGGAAAGAGAAATGATGTTTTCAGGCCAGTCTTGCATAACCTAGAACCTGGGCGCCGAGATCGCTGGCATGATGAAGAAAGGGAAACTAGTTCCGCCATTCGACGAGACCGTTGGAGGGAGGGGGACAAAGAGCCTGGTGATGCTCGTAGGATAGAGCGATGGTCTGAAAATACATTCAGGCATTCTGGAGAAACACGCCGAATTCCGTCCGAAAGGTGGAATGATTCAGGTAACAAGGAAAGTGACCAGCGCCGTGAGAGCAAGTGGAACACACGCTGGGGGCCGGGTGATAAGGAGTCTGATAGCTGGCGTGAGAAGTGGTCAGACTCCGGCAAAGGTGGTAATGGAACTCCTGACAAAGGAACACCTGCGCCCTATCTTAGCGGTCATGGCAAGGACATAAACAACCATGGAAAGGAGACAGAAGGAGATGACCATTATTCTCGTTCATGGAGGTCCAACTATACGTTGGGCCGTGGAAGGGGAGATTCTTCTCACCACCAATTGCAGACACCTGTCAAACAGCCCAATATGATTGGCTACGGTAGAATAAGAGCAGAAAATGGGATATCATCTGCGCCTATTGGTCGAGGAAGGTTTAATTCTAGCATGAGCAGCACAAATAGTGATGCTTCACGTTCCCTTCACTTGGGTTTTTCTCATGAGAAGTCAGATGGTGCATCCGGAGACCTTTCAACTATAAGATATACTAGGATGAAATTGCTGGATATATACAGGACAACTGATATAAAAAGTTTTAGATTGTCATTAGATGAGTTTGTTGAAGTACCTTCCCTGACACAAGTTGAACCTCTGGAGCCTTTGGCTTTTTCTGCTCCGACTTCTGATGAATCG GTTATCATCAAGGGAATCGACAAGGGAGAAATTGTGAGCAGTGGTGCTTCTCAGCTTATAAAGGAAAGCTCCATTGGGAGGACTAACACAGATGCTGTCTCATCACGGCAAA ATCTAGATGTGGTTCTTCCTAGTGCAGATGAGATGATTACTAAAGAAGTAACCAGGATGGAAAGTTCATCTCATTATGTTGTCCCACAGAAATCTCAGTCAGCTGGAGACCATAAATATGGTTCTAAATTTGATAGGAaagatttttctttagaagttgCATCAGTAGAGTCAGATATGAGTTCATCCCATCTGCAGAAAGATGTGGATTTTAAGCATAATACAGCTATTACCTCTTTATTATACAGAGATGGCCAATGGCAAGACACCGACAGAGTTTGTTTTCATTCGGATACAAAAAGTGATTCCAATAATAAAAGGCAATCAACTGAAGTTATGAAGGAAAGTGATAGTTTGATTTCGAAGGATGTGTTGATTGCCAGGAAGCTGCAGTCACCTTCTCCAGAAGATCTTTCTTTGTACTATAAAGATCCTCAAGGTCAAATTCAAGGTCCTTTTGCTGGAAGTGATCTTATTGGATGGTTTGAAGCAGGATATTTTGGTATTGATTTGCAAGTACGACTTGCGGGTTCTCCAGCTGATGCACCTTTTTCATCACTTGGGGATGTAATGCCTCACCTACGGATGAAGGCAGGGCCACCACCTGGATTTGGCGTTGTGAAACACAGTGTTACATTGGACGAATCTCTTAAGGGAAAAATTGTTAATCCTGGTAGCATTCATTCAGGTCTTGGCGAAAATGTTCTAAAGAGTGGACAGAGAAACATGCATGACACTGCAACTGAATCACAGAATCGGTTTTTGGAGTCGTTAATGTCTGGTAACATGAGCGGTTCACCTTCAGAAAGCTTTTCTCTTAGTCGAG GTATGCAAGAATTTGGAGGGAGCACATCTGGCCGATTGCCCTCTGTGGTAGGAGAAAGTGGGAACGATATGAATTACCTCTTTGCCCAAGCCAGGTTGTTGGAGAGGCAAAGGTCATTACTGAATCCTCGTTCATATTGGTCAGAGGGTGATGTATCATCAATTGCTTCAAAAACAGATATAATCTCAGATTCTTCTGTGCCCCATTCTAAATTCATGCCTTCGGCTGGGGGCTCTCCCCCTCAAATTCTTCAGTCTCCTCAGCATGTTGACTTGTTGTCCTTACTGCATCCTGGAGCAGATAAGCCTCCTTCACGGTCTGTTAATTCTGGTGTGCCTTTTCATCCAAACTTTTTAGAAGCACCAACTGTAAACAGCCCTATTTGTGGTGGTGTTGAGTTTCCAGCTGACATGTTAAACATGCATTATAATCAACCTATGCCTTCCCAGATCAGGTTAGGAGTTCAGCAGCAGGGTTTGCAATCTGCTAATCAGCCACCATTGCCTCATTTAATTACACAACATGGTGATCTTTCGTCTTGCTTAGTTCCACCCGAGAAAATGCTAACTTCTGAGATAAACCAGGATCCTCGATTGTCGAATTTATTGCAACAACAGCATCTGCTGTCACAGTTACAGTTGCATTCTCAGATTCCTGCTGCTCAACTCCCTTCTCTGGAAAAGATCTTGTTGCTCCAGCAGCAGCAAaagcaggagcagcagcagctCTTGAtgcttcagcagcagcagcagcagcagcagcatatgCTTTCGAAGGTCCTATCTAGTCATCAGTCTCATCAACAGTTTGGTGATCCTTCTTATGGACAGGCACCTGCTGCCATGTCAGCAGGTAATGCTGCTGTCAATCATCTTATGCTTCAAAGAACACATGAGGTACTTCAGATGAATCAGCAGAGGCCTGTTGCATATGAGTGTTCCGAGCAACCATCTTACTATCCGAATGTTAATATGCAAGGCACGCTGGATGTCAATTCTGTAAGCTCTGGATCTCTGTCCATGTGCTTACCACATCAGGTCTTTGACCAAATGTCTTGTTCAAAAGAATCAGATACTCAATTTTCACTGGATAATGATGATATTCCTAACCCTACTACTGTAGAAAAACCAGTGATGGCAGAAAGTTTGACTTTCTTAGAGGCTATGAAGACATCTGAGGAACTAACTTCTGATCTCCAAAAGATCGATCAAAGTTTGGGTGATGCTGAGACAGACCATAAGCCACCATCGATATCTCAgactcaagcagtgccaccattTGGTTCTGAAGCCCTGAATAATTTGGATTCTGTCGAGGGTGGTCAAACATCTCATGATTTTGTATCATCTATCTctgatcaagtacaaaatataaatatttctggCCATGAAGTTAAAGAAATGGTTGCAGAGGCACAAGTTAAAAAGGCTTctgaaaagaaattaaaaaagcaGAAGAAATCCAAGACAAAGATATCTGCAGACCCTGGTAAAGGATTGCCTAAGATGGTTTCCAGCCAAAGATCAAGTACTGACATTGAAATTGTTGGTACAAATGCTAATGAGGTTAAATCTGAAGTGCAAGCAGATGCTGAAGAGTCTCTCTGTGGGCCTTCATCTGGAACAGGAGTTGAAGGTTCTGTTGCATCCTCCACCGAGCATTCTGAATCTCTGAGATCACAGTTGTTATCCTCCGTGAATCTTGTAACTGCTGAATCTAAAACCGAAGGAGAAGCTGAATCTGGAGTGGTGGGGCCACTGACATCCAATTCAAAGGTAACTTCATCTCAGTGGGCATGGAAATCCTCTCCAGGTCTCAAGCCTAAGTCACTTTTGGAGATACAACAGGAGGAACAGCTGAGAGCACAGAAAGAAACATTGCTTTCTGAAATTGATGCAGTTCCTACATCTGCAAGAAGTCCACTGCCAGCTCCTTGGTCAGGGTTAGTCACCAACTTGGAAAATAAATTGAATGGTGATACCAAACAAGCTGCAACAAGTTCCGTGGTTAACTCTGAAAATAATCTGAAGTCGAAGAGCAGGAAAAGTCAGCTGCATGATTTATTGGCTGAAGAAGTTTTGACCAAGTCAAGTAAAGAAGACACAGAGCTTTTTGTTAGTCGTGCTGAGGGTTTACTTCTACCATCTCCGACACCAGCTGGGTCCGACATTGATACATCTGctgttgatgatgatgactttgttgAGGCTAAAGATACTAGAAAAGCCCGCAAGAAAGCATCAAAGTCAAAAGCTTCAGGAGTTAAGATCCCACAATCAGTTGGTATGGCTGAATTGTCTGCAGATCCGTCTCCTACTGAAAAGGCTAAAGGTACATGTCAGGTTCAACAAGAGAAAGAATTGTTGCCTGCTCTACCCAAGGGTCCATCTTTAGGagattttgttctttggaagggggatcAGGTAAGCTCTGCTCCTCCTCCAGCTTGGTCTCTGGACTCGAGGAAGCTTCACAGGCCGATGTCATTAAGAGACATTCAAATGGAGCAAGAGAAGAGGTCTGGAACCGTGCAGCAACAAATTTCAATACCAACTCCTGCAAAGCTCCAGTCAAACCATGCTAGCCGTGGAAATGGGTCTTCTAGGCAGGATTCTGGATCATTTCCATCCAACACTGCATCATCCATTCATCTCGTTTCACAAGTTTCAACTCAGACAAAATCTAGGTCTGAAGATGATCTATTTTGGGGACCTAGTGAGCAATCAAAACCAGAACCCAAGAA GCAACTGGTTAAGGGCACTCCTTCAAAAGGAGCTTCTGGAGCAGGATCAGGTCAGAAGCCATCAGGAAACAGACCTGTGGATCATTCTCTTTCAGCCTCACCTGGGCCAGTTGTGTCGGTTTCAAAGGGTAGGAGTGTTGCCACAACAAAGAACTCAG AAGCAGTGGAATTCAGGGACTGGTGCGTGAATGAGTGGATCCGTCTTACGGGAACAAGTG ATACAAGTTTTCTGGAATTTTGCGTAAAGCAATCAACTTCAGAGGCAGAAGTGCTACTGAGAGAAAATCTTGGTTCTTTGGACCGCAACCACGAGTTCATTGACAATTTTCTCAACTACAAGGAATTCTTGGCACCGGATGTCCTCGAAATTGCCTTCCAGCCACAGAAGTCCCGAAACACATCTGTACATAATACATCTCTTCGGAGTTCCAACACTGCTACTGATGCCGAGGAAGGCTTAGAGGATGGGTTAGATGGGCCATCCAAAGGACGGGGGaagaaaaaggggaagaaagggcaGAAGATGAACCCATCTATCTTAGGATTTAACGTAGTCAGCAACCGGATAATGAAGGGTGAAATCCAGAGCATCGATGATTAG
- the LOC103975656 gene encoding protein ESSENTIAL FOR POTEXVIRUS ACCUMULATION 1 isoform X3, with the protein MADLSNADGRRELTVDPSPHQTVKDMQGSDNSIPLSPQWLISKAVDKELGSHHDNRPDAVKALGAGEDLSNTGKRNDVFRPVLHNLEPGRRDRWHDEERETSSAIRRDRWREGDKEPGDARRIERWSENTFRHSGETRRIPSERWNDSGNKESDQRRESKWNTRWGPGDKESDSWREKWSDSGKGGNGTPDKGTPAPYLSGHGKDINNHGKETEGDDHYSRSWRSNYTLGRGRGDSSHHQLQTPVKQPNMIGYGRIRAENGISSAPIGRGRFNSSMSSTNSDASRSLHLGFSHEKSDGASGDLSTIRYTRMKLLDIYRTTDIKSFRLSLDEFVEVPSLTQVEPLEPLAFSAPTSDESVIIKGIDKGEIVSSGASQLIKESSIGRTNTDAVSSRQSKLDLDVVLPSADEMITKEVTRMESSSHYVVPQKSQSAGDHKYGSKFDRKDFSLEVASVESDMSSSHLQKDVDFKHNTAITSLLYRDGQWQDTDRVCFHSDTKSDSNNKRQSTEVMKESDSLISKDVLIARKLQSPSPEDLSLYYKDPQGQIQGPFAGSDLIGWFEAGYFGIDLQVRLAGSPADAPFSSLGDVMPHLRMKAGPPPGFGVVKHSVTLDESLKGKIVNPGSIHSGLGENVLKSGQRNMHDTATESQNRFLESLMSGNMSGSPSESFSLSRGMQEFGGSTSGRLPSVVGESGNDMNYLFAQARLLERQRSLLNPRSYWSEGDVSSIASKTDIISDSSVPHSKFMPSAGGSPPQILQSPQHVDLLSLLHPGADKPPSRSVNSGVPFHPNFLEAPTVNSPICGGVEFPADMLNMHYNQPMPSQIRLGVQQQGLQSANQPPLPHLITQHGDLSSCLVPPEKMLTSEINQDPRLSNLLQQQHLLSQLQLHSQIPAAQLPSLEKILLLQQQQKQEQQQLLMLQQQQQQQQHMLSKVLSSHQSHQQFGDPSYGQAPAAMSAGNAAVNHLMLQRTHEVLQMNQQRPVAYECSEQPSYYPNVNMQGTLDVNSVSSGSLSMCLPHQVFDQMSCSKESDTQFSLDNDDIPNPTTVEKPVMAESLTFLEAMKTSEELTSDLQKIDQSLGDAETDHKPPSISQTQAVPPFGSEALNNLDSVEGGQTSHDFVSSISDQVQNINISGHEVKEMVAEAQVKKASEKKLKKQKKSKTKISADPGKGLPKMVSSQRSSTDIEIVGTNANEVKSEVQADAEESLCGPSSGTGVEGSVASSTEHSESLRSQLLSSVNLVTAESKTEGEAESGVVGPLTSNSKVTSSQWAWKSSPGLKPKSLLEIQQEEQLRAQKETLLSEIDAVPTSARSPLPAPWSGLVTNLENKLNGDTKQAATSSVVNSENNLKSKSRKSQLHDLLAEEVLTKSSKEDTELFVSRAEGLLLPSPTPAGSDIDTSAVDDDDFVEAKDTRKARKKASKSKASGVKIPQSVGMAELSADPSPTEKAKGTCQVQQEKELLPALPKGPSLGDFVLWKGDQVSSAPPPAWSLDSRKLHRPMSLRDIQMEQEKRSGTVQQQISIPTPAKLQSNHASRGNGSSRQDSGSFPSNTASSIHLVSQVSTQTKSRSEDDLFWGPSEQSKPEPKKQLVKGTPSKGASGAGSGQKPSGNRPVDHSLSASPGPVVSVSKEAVEFRDWCVNEWIRLTGTSDTSFLEFCVKQSTSEAEVLLRENLGSLDRNHEFIDNFLNYKEFLAPDVLEIAFQPQKSRNTSVHNTSLRSSNTATDAEEGLEDGLDGPSKGRGKKKGKKGQKMNPSILGFNVVSNRIMKGEIQSIDD; encoded by the exons ATGGCCGACCTCAGCAATGCCGATGGCCGCCGCGAACTCACCGTGGACCCCTCGCCGCACCAGACCGTAAAAG ACATGCAAGGCTCTGACAATTCTATACCTCTTTCTCCTCAATGGCTTATATCAAAGGCTGTTGATAAG GAATTAGGCTCTCATCATGACAATAGACCAGATGCTGTGAAGGCATTAGGAGCTGGTGAAGACTTGTCTAATACTGGAAAGAGAAATGATGTTTTCAGGCCAGTCTTGCATAACCTAGAACCTGGGCGCCGAGATCGCTGGCATGATGAAGAAAGGGAAACTAGTTCCGCCATTCGACGAGACCGTTGGAGGGAGGGGGACAAAGAGCCTGGTGATGCTCGTAGGATAGAGCGATGGTCTGAAAATACATTCAGGCATTCTGGAGAAACACGCCGAATTCCGTCCGAAAGGTGGAATGATTCAGGTAACAAGGAAAGTGACCAGCGCCGTGAGAGCAAGTGGAACACACGCTGGGGGCCGGGTGATAAGGAGTCTGATAGCTGGCGTGAGAAGTGGTCAGACTCCGGCAAAGGTGGTAATGGAACTCCTGACAAAGGAACACCTGCGCCCTATCTTAGCGGTCATGGCAAGGACATAAACAACCATGGAAAGGAGACAGAAGGAGATGACCATTATTCTCGTTCATGGAGGTCCAACTATACGTTGGGCCGTGGAAGGGGAGATTCTTCTCACCACCAATTGCAGACACCTGTCAAACAGCCCAATATGATTGGCTACGGTAGAATAAGAGCAGAAAATGGGATATCATCTGCGCCTATTGGTCGAGGAAGGTTTAATTCTAGCATGAGCAGCACAAATAGTGATGCTTCACGTTCCCTTCACTTGGGTTTTTCTCATGAGAAGTCAGATGGTGCATCCGGAGACCTTTCAACTATAAGATATACTAGGATGAAATTGCTGGATATATACAGGACAACTGATATAAAAAGTTTTAGATTGTCATTAGATGAGTTTGTTGAAGTACCTTCCCTGACACAAGTTGAACCTCTGGAGCCTTTGGCTTTTTCTGCTCCGACTTCTGATGAATCG GTTATCATCAAGGGAATCGACAAGGGAGAAATTGTGAGCAGTGGTGCTTCTCAGCTTATAAAGGAAAGCTCCATTGGGAGGACTAACACAGATGCTGTCTCATCACGGCAAAGTAAATTAG ATCTAGATGTGGTTCTTCCTAGTGCAGATGAGATGATTACTAAAGAAGTAACCAGGATGGAAAGTTCATCTCATTATGTTGTCCCACAGAAATCTCAGTCAGCTGGAGACCATAAATATGGTTCTAAATTTGATAGGAaagatttttctttagaagttgCATCAGTAGAGTCAGATATGAGTTCATCCCATCTGCAGAAAGATGTGGATTTTAAGCATAATACAGCTATTACCTCTTTATTATACAGAGATGGCCAATGGCAAGACACCGACAGAGTTTGTTTTCATTCGGATACAAAAAGTGATTCCAATAATAAAAGGCAATCAACTGAAGTTATGAAGGAAAGTGATAGTTTGATTTCGAAGGATGTGTTGATTGCCAGGAAGCTGCAGTCACCTTCTCCAGAAGATCTTTCTTTGTACTATAAAGATCCTCAAGGTCAAATTCAAGGTCCTTTTGCTGGAAGTGATCTTATTGGATGGTTTGAAGCAGGATATTTTGGTATTGATTTGCAAGTACGACTTGCGGGTTCTCCAGCTGATGCACCTTTTTCATCACTTGGGGATGTAATGCCTCACCTACGGATGAAGGCAGGGCCACCACCTGGATTTGGCGTTGTGAAACACAGTGTTACATTGGACGAATCTCTTAAGGGAAAAATTGTTAATCCTGGTAGCATTCATTCAGGTCTTGGCGAAAATGTTCTAAAGAGTGGACAGAGAAACATGCATGACACTGCAACTGAATCACAGAATCGGTTTTTGGAGTCGTTAATGTCTGGTAACATGAGCGGTTCACCTTCAGAAAGCTTTTCTCTTAGTCGAG GTATGCAAGAATTTGGAGGGAGCACATCTGGCCGATTGCCCTCTGTGGTAGGAGAAAGTGGGAACGATATGAATTACCTCTTTGCCCAAGCCAGGTTGTTGGAGAGGCAAAGGTCATTACTGAATCCTCGTTCATATTGGTCAGAGGGTGATGTATCATCAATTGCTTCAAAAACAGATATAATCTCAGATTCTTCTGTGCCCCATTCTAAATTCATGCCTTCGGCTGGGGGCTCTCCCCCTCAAATTCTTCAGTCTCCTCAGCATGTTGACTTGTTGTCCTTACTGCATCCTGGAGCAGATAAGCCTCCTTCACGGTCTGTTAATTCTGGTGTGCCTTTTCATCCAAACTTTTTAGAAGCACCAACTGTAAACAGCCCTATTTGTGGTGGTGTTGAGTTTCCAGCTGACATGTTAAACATGCATTATAATCAACCTATGCCTTCCCAGATCAGGTTAGGAGTTCAGCAGCAGGGTTTGCAATCTGCTAATCAGCCACCATTGCCTCATTTAATTACACAACATGGTGATCTTTCGTCTTGCTTAGTTCCACCCGAGAAAATGCTAACTTCTGAGATAAACCAGGATCCTCGATTGTCGAATTTATTGCAACAACAGCATCTGCTGTCACAGTTACAGTTGCATTCTCAGATTCCTGCTGCTCAACTCCCTTCTCTGGAAAAGATCTTGTTGCTCCAGCAGCAGCAAaagcaggagcagcagcagctCTTGAtgcttcagcagcagcagcagcagcagcagcatatgCTTTCGAAGGTCCTATCTAGTCATCAGTCTCATCAACAGTTTGGTGATCCTTCTTATGGACAGGCACCTGCTGCCATGTCAGCAGGTAATGCTGCTGTCAATCATCTTATGCTTCAAAGAACACATGAGGTACTTCAGATGAATCAGCAGAGGCCTGTTGCATATGAGTGTTCCGAGCAACCATCTTACTATCCGAATGTTAATATGCAAGGCACGCTGGATGTCAATTCTGTAAGCTCTGGATCTCTGTCCATGTGCTTACCACATCAGGTCTTTGACCAAATGTCTTGTTCAAAAGAATCAGATACTCAATTTTCACTGGATAATGATGATATTCCTAACCCTACTACTGTAGAAAAACCAGTGATGGCAGAAAGTTTGACTTTCTTAGAGGCTATGAAGACATCTGAGGAACTAACTTCTGATCTCCAAAAGATCGATCAAAGTTTGGGTGATGCTGAGACAGACCATAAGCCACCATCGATATCTCAgactcaagcagtgccaccattTGGTTCTGAAGCCCTGAATAATTTGGATTCTGTCGAGGGTGGTCAAACATCTCATGATTTTGTATCATCTATCTctgatcaagtacaaaatataaatatttctggCCATGAAGTTAAAGAAATGGTTGCAGAGGCACAAGTTAAAAAGGCTTctgaaaagaaattaaaaaagcaGAAGAAATCCAAGACAAAGATATCTGCAGACCCTGGTAAAGGATTGCCTAAGATGGTTTCCAGCCAAAGATCAAGTACTGACATTGAAATTGTTGGTACAAATGCTAATGAGGTTAAATCTGAAGTGCAAGCAGATGCTGAAGAGTCTCTCTGTGGGCCTTCATCTGGAACAGGAGTTGAAGGTTCTGTTGCATCCTCCACCGAGCATTCTGAATCTCTGAGATCACAGTTGTTATCCTCCGTGAATCTTGTAACTGCTGAATCTAAAACCGAAGGAGAAGCTGAATCTGGAGTGGTGGGGCCACTGACATCCAATTCAAAGGTAACTTCATCTCAGTGGGCATGGAAATCCTCTCCAGGTCTCAAGCCTAAGTCACTTTTGGAGATACAACAGGAGGAACAGCTGAGAGCACAGAAAGAAACATTGCTTTCTGAAATTGATGCAGTTCCTACATCTGCAAGAAGTCCACTGCCAGCTCCTTGGTCAGGGTTAGTCACCAACTTGGAAAATAAATTGAATGGTGATACCAAACAAGCTGCAACAAGTTCCGTGGTTAACTCTGAAAATAATCTGAAGTCGAAGAGCAGGAAAAGTCAGCTGCATGATTTATTGGCTGAAGAAGTTTTGACCAAGTCAAGTAAAGAAGACACAGAGCTTTTTGTTAGTCGTGCTGAGGGTTTACTTCTACCATCTCCGACACCAGCTGGGTCCGACATTGATACATCTGctgttgatgatgatgactttgttgAGGCTAAAGATACTAGAAAAGCCCGCAAGAAAGCATCAAAGTCAAAAGCTTCAGGAGTTAAGATCCCACAATCAGTTGGTATGGCTGAATTGTCTGCAGATCCGTCTCCTACTGAAAAGGCTAAAGGTACATGTCAGGTTCAACAAGAGAAAGAATTGTTGCCTGCTCTACCCAAGGGTCCATCTTTAGGagattttgttctttggaagggggatcAGGTAAGCTCTGCTCCTCCTCCAGCTTGGTCTCTGGACTCGAGGAAGCTTCACAGGCCGATGTCATTAAGAGACATTCAAATGGAGCAAGAGAAGAGGTCTGGAACCGTGCAGCAACAAATTTCAATACCAACTCCTGCAAAGCTCCAGTCAAACCATGCTAGCCGTGGAAATGGGTCTTCTAGGCAGGATTCTGGATCATTTCCATCCAACACTGCATCATCCATTCATCTCGTTTCACAAGTTTCAACTCAGACAAAATCTAGGTCTGAAGATGATCTATTTTGGGGACCTAGTGAGCAATCAAAACCAGAACCCAAGAA GCAACTGGTTAAGGGCACTCCTTCAAAAGGAGCTTCTGGAGCAGGATCAGGTCAGAAGCCATCAGGAAACAGACCTGTGGATCATTCTCTTTCAGCCTCACCTGGGCCAGTTGTGTCGGTTTCAAAGG AAGCAGTGGAATTCAGGGACTGGTGCGTGAATGAGTGGATCCGTCTTACGGGAACAAGTG ATACAAGTTTTCTGGAATTTTGCGTAAAGCAATCAACTTCAGAGGCAGAAGTGCTACTGAGAGAAAATCTTGGTTCTTTGGACCGCAACCACGAGTTCATTGACAATTTTCTCAACTACAAGGAATTCTTGGCACCGGATGTCCTCGAAATTGCCTTCCAGCCACAGAAGTCCCGAAACACATCTGTACATAATACATCTCTTCGGAGTTCCAACACTGCTACTGATGCCGAGGAAGGCTTAGAGGATGGGTTAGATGGGCCATCCAAAGGACGGGGGaagaaaaaggggaagaaagggcaGAAGATGAACCCATCTATCTTAGGATTTAACGTAGTCAGCAACCGGATAATGAAGGGTGAAATCCAGAGCATCGATGATTAG